GACGCGCCGAAAACGGACGCGCCGGTCGTTCCGACCGGCGGCGACTCCGTGTCCGACCTGCACCGGGCGCACATGATCCAGATGAACGACCCGGTGATGCTCACCGCGGACGGCGTGGACGACAGCCCCGAGAGCGACGAGCCGGGCGCCGGCGGATCGGACTCCGTGCAGGGCCTGCACGAGATGGTGATGCGCGAACAGGCCGAGCCGCGCGACGGGTTCGAGCCGATCCCGTTCTGGGTCGCGGTCGTGTGCGGCGGGCTGCTCATGTGGGGCGGCTACTACGTCGGCGCGAACTCCGCCGACTTCCGGCGCGACGTGTTCGACGAGCCGGACCCGAAGCCGACCGCCGTCCAGGGGCCGACCGCCGACCCCGATCCGCAAACGGTCGACGACCTGAAGGCGGTCGGCAAGCAGAAGTACGACGCGATCTGCGCCGCGTGCCACTTGCCGGACGGGAAGGGGAAGCCGAGCGAACAGCCGCCGATTCCGCCGCTGGACCGGTCCGAGTGGGTCGCGGGGGACAAGGCGACGCCCGCGCGCCTTTCGCGGATCTTGCTCTACGGGCTCAAGGGGCCGATCGAGGTGGACGGCAAGCCGTTCTCCGGCACCGGCACGGCCATGCCCGCACACGGCTCGCTGCTGAAGGACTACGAGATCGCCGGTGTGCTCGCCCACATCCGCAACAGTTGGTCGAACAAAGCCGACGCGGACAACGCGAAGCCCGCGATCACCGGCGCGACCGTGAAGGCCGCTCGCGCCAAAGAGAAGGACGGCAAGCGCGCGACCAACGGCACCGAGCAGATGACCGCGGAGGAGCTTCTGAACCTCGCCCGCGACTACACTGATCCGCCCGCGGCAAAGAAGTAAGGTTCGCGAGGTGTAGGGTGCGAGTGACGCGCCCTACACTTTGCCACATGTCCGCAGCCTGTTCATTTTACCCACGCAGCTACGCCCGCACACGTTGCACAATCGGCAACTCCGCCACGTTGCACAATCGGAATTATCGCAGTTCGGCTCAAGTCCCGTGGGTCGCGCCCGTCCGCAGCCTAGAATCGGATGTCGGAGAACGTTCGTTTCGATGCGCGGAGGACCGTCACATGACTCGGAAATTGATGCTCGTCGCGGTCGCCGCGCTGGTGGTCGGGGCGGCCGGGTGCCGGCACAAGTGCTGCCACCTGAACGAACCGGGCAACCGCCCGCAACCCTTCCTGCCGAGCGCGCCGCGGAACTCGATCCTGCTCCCTCCGGCCGGCGTACCGACGTCGCCCGCGCCTTCGGTCCAACCGCCCGGAGGGTCGAGTAACTTCCCGCCGCCGGACATTGGCGCCCCTCCGAAGAGCGGCGGAGCCGAGACACTGTTCCCGGACCCGCTCCCCGCGAACCCGTCCGCGCGACCCGCGCAACCGGGTACGCCGGGCCTTCTCGGGGCGCCGGTGAAGCCGCAAACGACCGAGCCGCCGAAGACGACCGGGACCGGGTACACGAAGGTGAAGGACGGGCTGTTCGCGGGGAGCAAGCCGACGCTCGACGGGTTCGACGCGCTCAAGAACGCGGGGTTCCGCAGCGTGGTTTATTTGCACGCGACCGGCTCGGACGCGAGCGCGATCAAGGACATGGCCGCGACCCGCGGGCTGGCGTTCCACGCGATCGAAACGACGCCCGAAACGCTCGCGGCCGCGAGCACCGAGTTCAACCGCGTCGCCGGCGACCGGCTGAACCGCCCGACCTACGTGTTCGGGGAAGACGAACTGCGGGCCGGTGCGGTGTGGTACCTGCACTTCCGCACGGCCGACTCGCTCGGCGACGACGTGGCCCGCCTGCGTGCGCGGCCGCTCGGCCTCAGCGACCAGGGCGACGAGGGCATCGCCTTCGCACTGGCGATTCGGCGGGTGCTGGAACCCAAGTAGTGATTCATCGTTCCCGCTCCGCTCCGACCGCGCCCATTAACTCGCGCACTTCGGTCGCCACGAAATCGGGTGCGCCCGTGCGCAACAGTTCCGATTTGTGGAACCCCCACGCGACTGCGGCGACCTTCACACCCACCTTCTTCGCGGCTTCCACGTCGCGCAGTTCGTCACCGACGTAGAGCACGTCCGCACGGTCCATGCGCTCGGCGCGCAGGATGCGTTTCAGGGCCTTGGCTTTACCGAAGAGGCGCGGGTACCCGATCACGAACGCGAAGTGCTGCTCCACGCCGTTGGCCCGCAGGCAGCGCCGAATGTTGTCCTCGCGGTTCGACGACAGCACGCCCAGCCTCACCCCTCGGGCCGCGAGTTCGGTCAGAACCTCGGGGATGCCGGCGATCAGTTGCAACTGGTCGGCGCCTTCTGCGGCGATGGCTTGGTACTTGCGCACGAGGCGCGGCAAGCGCCAGAGCGAGATCCCGTGTTCTCGGAGGAACTGGCGCGTGGAGAGCGCGCGGGCGGCACTCAGGTCTTCGATCGGCTTGAAGCCCATCTCCGGCGCGAGCCGGTTGAAGATGGTCACGGCCGACGGTAACGAGTCCGCGAGCGTACCGTCGAAGTCCCAAACGACGAGTTTGAACGACACATCGGCCTCCCCCAGAGGGCACCCGCGCTCGGCCTCCGGGAATCACGAGTATTAACGAGCGAAAGGTGCCCGCCGGGTTACGCGCCGGGACGGGCGCCGGGAGTGCGCGGGAGCGCGGCGAAGCGGCTCGGCGACGGGGGCGGAAGGTGCGTAGCGAGCCACGCGGCGGCCCGGTCCGCGTCCCAGCCTGCGGTCGGGTCGAAGCTCACGGCGGCGGTGAACGTGAACGGTCCGGCGCCGGTCACCTTCTCGCGCACGCCCGCTTCGAGGTCGACCCACGCGGCGTCCGGGCCGACGTCGGCCGCGGACCAGCCCGCAGTGATCGCGTCGGCCCCGTGGGTCCAGCAGAGTTCGCCGCACGGCCGCAACAGCACTTCGCCGAGTTCGTGGAACAGGAAACTCTTCGCGACGGGGACGGCCGTGTGGCCCGGGAACGCGATCTCCGCGAGCAGCGGGTCGGCGCCGGTCGCGGTGAACCGGAGTTCGATTTCGGGGCGATCGGCGAGCGGCTCGCGCGTCATTGATCGGCGCTGGTCGGGTGTGAGGTGCGTGAGCCGGCACACGAGCCGTTCGCCTTCCACCGTCCACGTCTCGCGGTCGAGTGCCTTCGCGAGACGGGCCGCAAACGGTACTTCGGCCCGACCCGATCGCGGGCCGCGCGAACGAGCGTTGTTGAACTGCGGGCGCGGGTCGTCGGGGGGGAGCGCGTGGCCGACCAGAACCCAGCGCTCGGCGAGCCGCGCGAGCCGCGGGAACTCCGCTTCGGGGAGTTCTTCCGCGCGGTCGAGTACGAGTACCCCGAACGGTGGCTTGTCGGCGAATGCCGAGAACACCGGGTCGGCGCTCAGGCTGCCGGGCGTGCCGACGATCGCCCGCGCACCGATTTGCGGAGCGGACCGCGCGATCTCCGCGGCCTTCTCTCGGGCCGCGGTCAACTTCTGTTCGGCGGTCGCGCAGTCCTCGCCCGGCACGGCGGCCGTGATGACCTTATTGAGCGCGGTAGCCTCGGCTTGTGCCCGCGCTCGCTCGTCTTCGGTCGTGGTGATCGCAGCGTCACTCGCTGTGCGCCGGGAAGAGAGCTCGCTCGCGACCAGCGCCGCGCACTCGGTGGCAGT
The Gemmata palustris DNA segment above includes these coding regions:
- a CDS encoding c-type cytochrome — encoded protein: MSTPNPNDAPKTDAPVVPTGGDSVSDLHRAHMIQMNDPVMLTADGVDDSPESDEPGAGGSDSVQGLHEMVMREQAEPRDGFEPIPFWVAVVCGGLLMWGGYYVGANSADFRRDVFDEPDPKPTAVQGPTADPDPQTVDDLKAVGKQKYDAICAACHLPDGKGKPSEQPPIPPLDRSEWVAGDKATPARLSRILLYGLKGPIEVDGKPFSGTGTAMPAHGSLLKDYEIAGVLAHIRNSWSNKADADNAKPAITGATVKAARAKEKDGKRATNGTEQMTAEELLNLARDYTDPPAAKK
- a CDS encoding HAD-IA family hydrolase, producing the protein MSFKLVVWDFDGTLADSLPSAVTIFNRLAPEMGFKPIEDLSAARALSTRQFLREHGISLWRLPRLVRKYQAIAAEGADQLQLIAGIPEVLTELAARGVRLGVLSSNREDNIRRCLRANGVEQHFAFVIGYPRLFGKAKALKRILRAERMDRADVLYVGDELRDVEAAKKVGVKVAAVAWGFHKSELLRTGAPDFVATEVRELMGAVGAERER